A section of the Leptotrichia buccalis C-1013-b genome encodes:
- a CDS encoding acyltransferase has protein sequence MEKNKDRFFNFDILKCTAISMVLFIHIVASELYNYGKISGNRWMMANIADSFSRMCVPIFVMVSGFFLLRKDEDVKIFFKKRFAKILPKFFVYSVIFFIFTIIFKDVKDNELFSVFFRKSTYKTMISIFFQKESYHNFFSNFFQGKIYYHLWYIYMILSLYLITPFLRKVVAKVDRKSINYLVFVWIIFMILVPFLNVIFKKNIKVYSPAGQYVGYFLIGYLLAEKPLNMKKWQKYTVFLITVSLTIFLTYIFTKSSGKFFDYFYDYHSLSVFTATVFLYDYIVNVFDGEKVLGKVKEIIKSVSAKTYDIYLIHPIFLFFCERILKSRMNYFLYIIITFLIVFLLSFFTSEILDGIYNFLAGMNKWREKYGGKKD, from the coding sequence ATGGAAAAAAATAAGGACAGATTTTTTAATTTTGATATTTTAAAATGTACTGCAATTAGTATGGTTTTATTTATTCATATTGTTGCAAGTGAGTTATATAATTATGGGAAAATATCTGGAAATAGATGGATGATGGCAAATATTGCAGATTCATTTAGCAGAATGTGTGTGCCGATATTTGTTATGGTTAGTGGATTTTTTCTGTTGAGAAAAGATGAGGATGTGAAAATATTTTTTAAAAAAAGATTTGCAAAAATTCTGCCCAAGTTTTTTGTATATTCTGTTATTTTTTTTATATTTACAATAATTTTTAAAGATGTTAAAGATAATGAATTATTTTCAGTTTTTTTTAGAAAATCAACTTATAAGACTATGATTTCAATTTTTTTTCAGAAAGAAAGTTATCATAATTTTTTTTCAAACTTTTTTCAAGGGAAAATTTACTATCATTTGTGGTATATTTATATGATATTGTCGCTTTATTTGATAACGCCATTTTTACGAAAAGTTGTGGCAAAAGTTGATAGAAAAAGTATTAATTACTTAGTTTTTGTGTGGATAATATTTATGATTTTAGTACCATTTCTAAATGTGATTTTTAAGAAAAATATAAAAGTATATTCTCCAGCTGGGCAATATGTGGGTTATTTCTTAATTGGCTATTTACTTGCAGAAAAGCCTTTGAATATGAAAAAATGGCAAAAATATACAGTTTTTTTAATAACAGTATCACTAACAATCTTTTTAACTTATATATTTACAAAATCAAGTGGAAAATTTTTTGATTATTTTTATGATTATCATTCACTTAGTGTATTTACAGCCACAGTTTTTCTTTATGATTATATTGTAAATGTTTTTGATGGAGAAAAAGTTTTAGGCAAAGTAAAAGAAATTATAAAATCTGTATCAGCAAAAACTTACGATATTTATTTAATTCATCCGATTTTTTTATTTTTTTGTGAAAGAATATTAAAGTCCAGAATGAATTATTTTTTATATATAATTATTACGTTTTTAATAGTATTTTTGCTATCATTTTTTACAAGCGAAATATTAGATGGAATATATAATTTTTTAGCTGGAATGAATAAATGGAGGGAGAAATATGGCGGAAAAAAAGACTAG
- a CDS encoding class I SAM-dependent methyltransferase, giving the protein MRIKLNNVSETMLITLYMRATDAKSEKPILNDKKSEEIISQIDYDFSKFKHAWASYYGVLSRAKMMDNEVKKFMEKYPDCVIVSIGCGLDTRFLRIDNGKIRWYNLDLPEVIEKRKLFFEPNERVTDIAKSAFDSAWVKDIKLEGKKLLIISEGVLMYFEEQQIKQFLEILTDNFDSFEAQFDLLYKGTIKMSKKHDTLKNMKVKFSWGVKDGSEVVKLNPKLKQTGLINFTDEMKHHLPGWKKLFIPFFYIFNNRLGIYTFGK; this is encoded by the coding sequence ATGAGAATAAAATTAAACAATGTTTCTGAAACTATGCTTATTACTTTGTATATGCGGGCAACCGATGCTAAAAGCGAAAAACCGATTTTGAATGACAAAAAATCTGAAGAAATAATTTCACAGATAGATTATGATTTTTCAAAATTTAAACATGCATGGGCTTCCTACTATGGTGTGCTTTCACGTGCAAAAATGATGGATAATGAAGTAAAAAAATTTATGGAAAAATATCCTGATTGTGTGATTGTGTCAATTGGCTGTGGACTAGACACTAGATTTTTACGAATAGATAACGGAAAAATAAGATGGTACAATCTTGACTTGCCAGAAGTTATTGAAAAACGAAAATTATTTTTTGAACCTAATGAACGAGTTACAGATATTGCAAAATCCGCATTTGATTCAGCGTGGGTAAAAGATATTAAGCTGGAAGGAAAAAAATTACTTATTATTTCAGAAGGTGTATTAATGTATTTTGAAGAACAGCAAATTAAACAGTTCTTGGAAATATTGACTGATAATTTTGATTCTTTTGAAGCACAGTTTGACTTGCTCTATAAAGGAACTATTAAAATGAGCAAAAAACATGATACCTTAAAAAATATGAAAGTAAAATTTAGTTGGGGCGTGAAAGATGGAAGCGAAGTTGTAAAATTGAATCCAAAATTAAAGCAAACTGGACTTATTAATTTTACTGATGAAATGAAACATCATCTTCCTGGCTGGAAAAAATTGTTTATTCCATTCTTTTACATTTTTAATAACAGACTTGGAATTTATACTTTTGGAAAATAG
- a CDS encoding ABC transporter ATP-binding protein, with protein sequence MKELKYLLSLSGKHKMKLIFSAIFSIIGTTLSAVPYLLVYQIVLELFKANIDYSRIKFCVFIAIFFIIVKIIMQILSGVFSHIAAFSILYKIRIDLIEHLSKLNMGFFKKNMSGKLKKIINEDIEKLELFIAHQIPDLSSALVTPIIFLGIMIYFNWKLTLVLFIPIILSIMAQGKMFQSYGSRVEHYYTLLANLNATIMEYINAMNVMKAFNLTAKSFKDYRDITQEYADYWIELTELSVPFYSIFLCLTDSGLLFIIPVGGLMLFHNQISVSVYILFILMSTIFLSSLKALFDLAHHLSALTKGLGKIMEINGEQEQKSGSVNFPSNFSGFIKYENVNFAYKNKNVINDFSLEIKAETSTALVGPSGSGKTTIGLLLGRFWDINSGKITIDGTDIKDFAYTGLADNVSFVFQDTFMLHDTIFENIRMGKDYSLEEVENAAKKAQIHDFIISLPQKYETVIGEGGIKLSGGEKQRISIARAILKNSPIIVLDEVTSYSDIENEAKIQEALRTLLKGKTAIIIAHRLYTIKNADNIVVMNKGRITEQGTHKKLLQNKSEYWYLWNLYSDNDLMENKEI encoded by the coding sequence ATGAAAGAATTGAAATACTTGCTAAGTTTATCTGGTAAACATAAGATGAAGTTGATTTTTTCAGCAATATTCAGTATAATCGGTACAACATTGTCTGCTGTGCCTTATCTTCTTGTGTATCAGATTGTTTTGGAGCTTTTTAAGGCGAATATTGATTATTCAAGAATAAAGTTCTGTGTTTTTATTGCGATATTTTTTATAATTGTAAAAATAATTATGCAAATTTTATCAGGGGTATTTTCACATATTGCGGCTTTTTCGATTTTGTATAAAATTCGAATTGATTTGATTGAGCATTTGTCAAAACTGAATATGGGATTTTTTAAGAAAAATATGTCTGGAAAGCTAAAAAAGATTATTAATGAGGATATAGAAAAATTGGAACTTTTTATTGCACATCAGATTCCAGATTTATCTTCAGCTCTTGTAACTCCGATAATATTTTTGGGGATTATGATTTACTTTAACTGGAAATTGACACTTGTTTTATTTATTCCAATTATTTTGAGCATAATGGCACAGGGAAAAATGTTTCAAAGTTATGGAAGTCGTGTTGAACATTATTACACTCTTCTTGCAAACTTAAACGCTACTATTATGGAATACATAAATGCAATGAACGTTATGAAAGCATTTAATCTTACTGCTAAATCATTCAAGGATTATCGGGATATTACTCAGGAATATGCAGATTACTGGATTGAGCTTACAGAACTAAGTGTGCCGTTTTACTCGATTTTTCTCTGTCTAACTGATTCGGGCCTGCTTTTCATTATTCCAGTTGGTGGACTTATGCTGTTTCATAATCAAATTTCAGTATCTGTGTATATTTTATTTATTTTGATGAGTACAATTTTTTTAAGCTCATTAAAGGCATTATTTGACTTGGCACACCATCTTTCAGCATTAACTAAAGGACTAGGGAAGATTATGGAAATTAATGGGGAACAGGAGCAAAAATCGGGAAGTGTAAATTTTCCTTCTAATTTTTCAGGTTTTATAAAATATGAAAATGTAAATTTTGCATATAAAAATAAAAATGTTATAAATGACTTTTCCTTGGAAATAAAGGCTGAAACTTCAACTGCACTTGTAGGGCCTTCTGGCTCAGGAAAAACAACGATAGGACTTCTGCTTGGAAGATTCTGGGATATAAATAGCGGGAAAATAACGATTGATGGAACTGATATTAAGGATTTTGCTTACACAGGATTGGCTGACAATGTTTCGTTTGTTTTTCAGGATACATTTATGCTTCACGATACTATTTTTGAGAATATAAGAATGGGAAAGGATTATTCGCTGGAAGAAGTGGAAAATGCTGCAAAAAAGGCACAAATTCACGATTTTATAATATCCTTACCTCAAAAATATGAAACTGTGATTGGAGAAGGCGGGATTAAATTAAGCGGTGGGGAAAAACAGAGAATTTCAATAGCTCGTGCCATTTTAAAAAATTCTCCAATTATCGTTCTGGATGAAGTTACTTCCTACTCCGACATTGAAAACGAAGCCAAGATTCAGGAGGCTTTGCGTACTTTATTAAAAGGAAAAACTGCCATTATCATTGCTCACAGGCTTTACACAATAAAAAATGCCGATAATATCGTTGTAATGAATAAAGGACGTATTACCGAGCAAGGTACTCACAAGAAGCTTCTGCAAAATAAATCTGAATACTGGTATTTATGGAATTTATATAGCGATAATGATTTGATGGAAAATAAGGAAATCTAG
- a CDS encoding ABC transporter ATP-binding protein → MINDIRNIKTLAGNKYKNLKKPIFFLTIDSIFYMMNYAMFYFTIIDLMNNNFTMKKLIIYTFIMIFAIICRFVLNRIGYIGIQSEGAKIIQDLRIRMGDHLRNLNLGYFNSHNIGNIINIMTNDLQDFEQVITHSTSEIIKLSILTIYLLLIIFTISPLLAILQLIISLTGLIFVILGTKKGAKIALKKKHTMDNVVSRMVEYIAGMELFKAYNLTGEKFKRLKDSFNDLKRESINTEIALAPYVMIFQLITDISFALLLLVSTQLFMASSINKVEFFSYIIIGLSLSNVLKSFSTQYTFIQYLKLATDKLINVHNEKEISYELEKVTLPNYNIKFQNVSFSYEKDTPVLKNITFEAKQGTKTALVGSSGSGKTTVTSLIARFWDCQSGEITIGGINIQKIYPEELLTNISMIFQDVYLVNDTFENNIRLGKPKATREEVINAAKNANCHDFIMESENGYDTIIGEGGSTLSGGEKQRISIARALLKDTPIILVDEATASLDADNEHEIRKSLSILTKHKTVITIAHKLNTIKDYDKIIVMSNGIIEEIGNHEQLMENKRRYYKMYTEMEKAQSEFELI, encoded by the coding sequence ATGATTAACGATATTAGAAATATAAAAACTCTTGCTGGAAATAAATATAAAAATCTTAAAAAGCCAATATTTTTTCTAACAATAGATTCTATATTTTATATGATGAACTATGCAATGTTTTATTTTACAATTATTGATTTGATGAATAATAATTTTACGATGAAAAAGTTGATAATCTATACTTTTATTATGATTTTTGCAATCATTTGCAGATTTGTATTAAATCGTATTGGATATATTGGAATTCAAAGTGAAGGGGCTAAAATTATTCAGGATTTGAGAATCAGGATGGGGGATCATTTGAGAAACTTGAATCTGGGATACTTTAACAGTCATAACATTGGGAACATTATTAATATTATGACAAATGATTTACAGGATTTTGAGCAGGTTATAACTCACAGCACATCAGAAATTATAAAGTTATCCATACTGACAATTTATCTTCTGTTAATTATATTTACAATTTCTCCCCTACTTGCCATACTACAACTAATAATCTCGCTGACTGGATTAATATTTGTCATTCTGGGAACGAAAAAAGGTGCAAAAATAGCATTGAAAAAAAAGCATACTATGGATAATGTTGTTTCACGTATGGTGGAATATATCGCTGGAATGGAACTTTTTAAAGCATATAATCTGACTGGGGAAAAATTCAAAAGACTAAAGGACAGCTTTAATGATTTGAAAAGGGAAAGTATAAATACTGAAATTGCTCTTGCCCCCTATGTTATGATTTTTCAGCTTATTACGGATATTTCCTTTGCCTTGCTTCTGCTTGTGTCTACACAACTTTTTATGGCTTCTTCTATTAATAAAGTTGAATTTTTTTCATACATAATTATTGGGCTTTCACTTTCAAACGTGCTAAAATCCTTTTCGACACAATATACTTTTATCCAATACTTGAAACTTGCCACAGATAAACTGATAAATGTGCATAATGAAAAGGAAATTTCCTATGAACTTGAAAAAGTTACTTTACCAAATTACAATATAAAATTCCAGAATGTAAGTTTTTCTTATGAAAAAGATACTCCTGTTCTAAAAAACATCACTTTTGAAGCAAAACAGGGGACAAAAACTGCCCTAGTCGGCTCGTCAGGCTCTGGAAAAACAACTGTTACCAGCCTTATTGCAAGATTCTGGGACTGCCAGTCTGGCGAAATTACCATTGGTGGAATAAATATCCAAAAAATATATCCTGAAGAGCTGCTTACAAATATAAGCATGATTTTTCAAGATGTCTACTTGGTAAATGACACTTTTGAAAATAATATAAGGCTTGGAAAACCAAAGGCTACAAGGGAAGAAGTAATAAATGCGGCTAAAAATGCCAATTGCCACGATTTTATAATGGAAAGCGAAAATGGATACGACACTATAATTGGAGAAGGGGGCTCTACTTTATCTGGTGGAGAAAAACAGAGAATTTCAATCGCAAGAGCTTTATTAAAAGATACCCCAATTATCCTAGTCGATGAAGCCACAGCCTCACTTGATGCCGACAACGAACACGAAATAAGAAAATCACTAAGTATTCTTACAAAACACAAGACTGTAATTACAATCGCTCATAAACTCAACACAATAAAGGATTATGACAAAATTATAGTTATGTCCAACGGAATAATCGAAGAAATTGGAAATCATGAGCAGCTTATGGAAAATAAAAGGCGATATTACAAAATGTATACTGAAATGGAAAAGGCACAATCAGAATTTGAATTAATTTAA
- a CDS encoding alanine/glycine:cation symporter family protein — MLEIIKNFNGFFWGVILIVLLVGTGIFYTFRLKFIQVREFKSGLKQLTSGFDLSGEKADNNGMSSFQALATAIAAQVGTGNLAGAATAIVSGGPGAIFWMWLSAFFGMATIYSEAVLSQIFKQKKDDEMTGGPAYYIETLFNGGKAAKFLAGFFSVACILSLGFMGNAVQANSVGDAFHNAFHVPTVVTGLFLAILSGFIFFGGVKRIASVTEKVVPIMAVLYVAICLVIIVLNIGNAALAFKAIFVNAFSTKAVLGGFAGAGMRKAIRFGVARGLFSNEAGMGSTPHAHAIAKVKNPEDQGHVAIVTVFIDTFVILTLSALVILIADGRATGTGISLTQQAFQAVLGHFGVIFVAVALFFFAFSTIIGWYFFGEANVKYLFGKKALNVYRSLVMICIVAGSLQKVELVWELADMFNGLMVIPNLIALIGLHKLVVEVTKKDPLLQISD; from the coding sequence ATGTTAGAAATTATCAAGAATTTTAATGGATTTTTTTGGGGAGTTATTTTAATTGTTTTATTAGTTGGAACAGGTATATTTTATACTTTTCGGTTAAAATTTATTCAGGTTAGGGAGTTTAAAAGCGGTTTGAAGCAGTTGACGAGCGGGTTTGATTTGAGTGGAGAAAAGGCGGATAATAATGGAATGTCGTCGTTTCAGGCTTTGGCAACAGCTATTGCGGCACAAGTTGGAACAGGGAATCTTGCAGGAGCTGCAACAGCGATTGTATCTGGAGGACCTGGAGCTATATTCTGGATGTGGTTAAGTGCATTTTTTGGAATGGCAACTATTTATTCAGAAGCGGTATTAAGCCAGATTTTTAAACAAAAAAAAGACGATGAAATGACAGGAGGACCTGCTTATTATATTGAAACTTTATTTAATGGTGGAAAAGCCGCTAAATTTCTAGCTGGATTTTTTTCAGTTGCCTGTATTCTTTCGCTTGGATTTATGGGAAATGCGGTTCAAGCAAATTCAGTTGGAGATGCCTTTCATAATGCGTTTCATGTGCCAACAGTGGTAACAGGATTATTTTTAGCAATCTTATCTGGATTTATATTTTTCGGAGGGGTAAAAAGAATTGCTTCAGTTACTGAGAAAGTTGTGCCAATTATGGCGGTTTTATATGTTGCAATATGTTTGGTTATTATTGTATTAAATATTGGAAATGCAGCTTTGGCATTTAAGGCAATTTTTGTAAATGCTTTTTCTACAAAAGCTGTTCTAGGTGGATTTGCAGGAGCTGGAATGCGAAAGGCAATAAGATTTGGAGTGGCAAGAGGATTGTTTTCAAATGAGGCTGGAATGGGATCAACACCACATGCACATGCAATTGCAAAAGTAAAAAATCCTGAAGATCAAGGACACGTGGCTATTGTTACAGTTTTCATTGACACGTTTGTGATTTTGACATTATCAGCATTAGTAATTTTAATTGCAGATGGAAGAGCAACAGGAACAGGAATTTCATTGACCCAGCAGGCATTTCAGGCAGTATTAGGGCATTTTGGAGTGATTTTTGTTGCAGTTGCATTATTCTTTTTCGCATTTTCTACAATAATTGGCTGGTACTTTTTTGGGGAAGCCAATGTAAAATATTTATTTGGAAAGAAAGCGTTAAATGTTTATAGAAGTCTAGTAATGATTTGTATAGTTGCAGGCTCGCTTCAAAAAGTAGAATTAGTGTGGGAATTGGCTGATATGTTTAATGGGCTTATGGTAATTCCAAATTTGATAGCATTGATTGGGCTGCATAAATTGGTAGTTGAAGTTACGAAGAAGGATCCGTTGTTGCAGATTAGTGATTAA
- a CDS encoding EexN family lipoprotein: MKKLKLLFLVITSIAVLTACEDKYSTENLKKDNKLLKETVAKCKEKYEEKICKNLEQVQNELLQEAWNKVKPEIKERLDKVSKALEAGDLTASMNEVPEKYLKYQSDKVSMSMERLREMTKKAFDNLTSGMKIIKNNYDIENAKVGKTETGRKYAIIPTTALMKVNGRTVETKGKSIAFEDENQWYVINVDKDFKFFIEGVYPDLAKVKVD, translated from the coding sequence ATGAAAAAGCTAAAATTATTATTTCTAGTCATAACTTCAATAGCAGTTTTAACAGCCTGTGAAGATAAATACAGCACTGAAAATTTGAAAAAAGATAATAAATTGTTGAAGGAAACAGTTGCAAAATGTAAAGAGAAATATGAAGAAAAGATTTGTAAAAATTTAGAACAGGTACAGAATGAGTTGCTACAGGAGGCTTGGAATAAGGTAAAACCTGAAATTAAGGAAAGACTTGATAAAGTTTCAAAAGCATTGGAAGCTGGAGATTTGACAGCGAGTATGAATGAAGTTCCAGAAAAATATTTGAAATATCAATCTGATAAAGTTTCAATGTCGATGGAACGATTAAGAGAAATGACAAAAAAAGCGTTTGATAATTTAACAAGTGGAATGAAAATTATTAAAAATAATTATGATATTGAAAATGCCAAGGTTGGAAAAACTGAAACAGGAAGAAAGTATGCTATTATTCCAACAACTGCTTTAATGAAAGTTAATGGTCGGACAGTAGAAACAAAGGGAAAATCAATTGCATTTGAAGATGAAAATCAATGGTATGTTATCAATGTTGATAAAGATTTTAAATTTTTTATTGAGGGAGTATATCCTGATTTAGCGAAAGTGAAAGTGGATTAG
- the tpx gene encoding thiol peroxidase, which produces MKKILLLGIAAVVLAACGNKPKTQNEIGQAGQNAEYTQYLDTLKADNNLKITMGKVPITIVGKELKVGDKIKEVPLVINTKLEEKNIFEDKNIKVIYTAPSLDTKVCSLQTKQLNEAAKTHTNVKFYSVTVDTPFAQERFCTANEINGLKAVSDFKYHQFGIQNGFFIKEKGLLTRALMIVDENNNVKYIEYVSEEGKEADVDKALKFLENKLLRK; this is translated from the coding sequence ATGAAAAAAATATTATTATTAGGAATAGCTGCAGTAGTTTTAGCTGCCTGTGGAAATAAGCCCAAAACACAAAATGAAATAGGACAGGCGGGACAAAATGCTGAATATACACAATATTTAGACACTTTGAAAGCTGATAATAATTTAAAAATCACAATGGGAAAAGTTCCCATAACAATTGTTGGAAAAGAATTAAAAGTTGGAGATAAAATAAAGGAAGTGCCTTTAGTTATAAATACGAAATTGGAAGAAAAAAATATTTTTGAAGATAAAAATATAAAAGTAATCTATACAGCACCATCGCTTGATACAAAAGTTTGTTCACTGCAGACAAAACAGTTAAATGAAGCTGCCAAAACTCACACAAATGTGAAATTTTACTCTGTGACAGTTGATACTCCATTTGCTCAGGAAAGATTCTGTACAGCCAATGAAATTAATGGATTAAAAGCAGTTTCTGACTTTAAATATCATCAATTTGGTATTCAAAATGGATTTTTCATAAAAGAAAAAGGACTTTTAACAAGAGCATTGATGATAGTGGATGAAAATAATAATGTAAAATATATTGAATACGTATCTGAGGAAGGAAAAGAGGCAGATGTCGATAAGGCATTGAAATTTTTGGAAAATAAATTATTGAGAAAATAG
- a CDS encoding nicotinate phosphoribosyltransferase, with the protein MKNLILSTDSYKITHPFQYPENMTYMHDYIESRGGLYGYVKFFGLQYYLMEYLTKKITNEMIDEAKEICELHGLPFFEEGWRYIVEKLDGKLPLRIRTVPEGSVVKNHNVLVTVESTDKNVPWIVGWVETLLLKVWYPITVATFSYKAKQIIKHFLEETSDNVESELKFKLHDFGYRGVSSEESAGIGGMAHLTNFYGTDTLNALVFARKYYNEKIAAYSVPASEHSTMTSWTQKFEKEAYENMLDKFPKGIVSIVLDSYNFFNAVENIIGKDLREKILARDGMVTIRPDSGDAITNILFALESLEKNFGYTINSKGYKVINKVRILQGDGINEDTIWDIYKSLKDNKYSAENVTLGCGGSLLQGNEKSSINRDTHKFAMKCSCIKIGNEVRDVYKNPVTDKGKVSKKGRLDLIKNKNGEFETVNISDLPENQYHEDSVMECVFENGKILKTYTFEEVRKNESLLYNPSLIREVSK; encoded by the coding sequence ATGAAAAATTTAATACTATCGACAGATTCTTATAAAATTACACATCCATTTCAATATCCAGAAAATATGACGTATATGCACGATTATATCGAAAGTCGTGGTGGCTTATACGGATATGTAAAATTTTTTGGATTGCAATATTACTTAATGGAATATTTAACAAAAAAAATTACAAATGAAATGATAGATGAGGCTAAGGAAATTTGCGAATTGCATGGATTGCCGTTTTTTGAAGAGGGATGGAGGTATATTGTAGAAAAACTGGATGGAAAATTGCCACTTAGAATTAGAACTGTGCCAGAAGGCAGTGTTGTAAAAAATCATAATGTGCTGGTTACAGTTGAATCAACTGACAAAAATGTACCTTGGATTGTAGGCTGGGTGGAAACATTGCTGTTAAAAGTATGGTATCCAATTACAGTTGCGACATTTTCATACAAGGCAAAACAGATTATAAAACACTTTTTAGAAGAAACAAGTGATAATGTGGAGTCAGAATTGAAGTTTAAATTGCATGATTTTGGTTATCGTGGTGTTTCCAGCGAGGAAAGTGCGGGAATTGGAGGAATGGCTCATCTTACCAATTTTTATGGAACGGATACTTTAAATGCACTTGTTTTTGCCCGTAAATATTATAATGAAAAAATAGCCGCTTACAGCGTGCCTGCTTCTGAACATAGCACAATGACTTCATGGACTCAAAAATTTGAAAAAGAGGCATACGAAAATATGCTTGATAAATTTCCAAAAGGAATTGTTTCAATCGTTCTTGACAGCTATAATTTTTTTAATGCGGTAGAAAATATTATCGGAAAAGATTTACGTGAAAAAATATTGGCAAGAGATGGAATGGTTACAATACGTCCAGATAGTGGAGATGCGATTACAAATATTCTATTTGCACTTGAAAGTCTGGAAAAGAATTTTGGCTATACTATAAACTCCAAAGGATATAAAGTAATTAACAAAGTTCGTATTTTACAAGGTGATGGAATTAATGAAGATACAATCTGGGATATTTATAAATCTTTAAAAGATAATAAATATTCTGCTGAAAATGTTACTTTAGGCTGTGGAGGCTCACTTTTGCAAGGAAATGAAAAATCTAGCATTAACAGGGATACTCATAAATTTGCCATGAAATGCAGCTGTATAAAAATTGGAAATGAAGTTAGAGATGTTTACAAAAATCCTGTTACAGATAAAGGAAAAGTCAGTAAAAAAGGACGGCTTGACTTGATAAAGAATAAAAATGGAGAATTTGAAACAGTAAATATTTCAGATTTACCTGAAAATCAATATCATGAAGATTCCGTAATGGAATGTGTTTTTGAAAATGGAAAAATTTTAAAAACATATACTTTTGAAGAAGTAAGAAAAAATGAAAGTTTATTGTATAATCCGAGTTTAATTAGAGAAGTATCAAAATAG